One segment of Coffea arabica cultivar ET-39 chromosome 7c, Coffea Arabica ET-39 HiFi, whole genome shotgun sequence DNA contains the following:
- the LOC140010704 gene encoding uncharacterized protein — MYLVSSTTKLLKNFRDSGWNDFLVKVKLFFEQHQIDIPCMNAQYIARRDRSRSYHDEINVEHYYRMDIFLATIDYQLQELHSKFNDHTVELLVLNTVLDPRNGFMLFKIDDICKLAKKFYPNDFMENCASKNRTSTF, encoded by the coding sequence ATGTATCTTGTTTCAAGCACAACAAAGCTACTGAAGAATTTTCGAGATTCGGGATGGAATGATTTCTTGGTGAAagttaaattattttttgagcAACATCAAATTGATATCCCATGTATGAATGCTCAATATATTGCAAGACGTGATAGATCTCGAAGTTATCATGATGAGATTAATGTGGAGCATTATTATCGAATGGATATATTTCTTGCAACAATTGATTATCAATTGCAAGAGTTACATAGCAAGTTTAATGATCATACCGTGGAATTGCTTGTTTTGAACACTGTTTTAGATCCTAGAAATGGATTTATGCTGTTCAAGATTGATGATATTTGTAAACTTGCAAAGAAGTTCTATCCGAATGATTTTATGGAGAACTGTGCATCTAAGAATAGAACTTCAACATTTTGA
- the LOC113698013 gene encoding putative late blight resistance protein homolog R1A-3, producing MDTIRQKLMLLRNLIGFVTMRGVESTQLTDLLTLVAIVAARLISVCRFDRGDEQVFNQMESEISLLIHEKINAHDPQVRETYIQVLMASKNQSRLSALVHEENEYPVVAQFIDSLQDYLVDLLGSYASFQVSVKDQMLKLHWGVSCLRILLKQREKLGDEIKDLIGVMVCDTGIMIFSIFVNEIKEGLPKETELGLFHFHNVLKCMMAEVAHNYPLTSPYSSSNYPRSNELGCMDFFLENLKELPRCDEAENSIVFPLDRMVQEDLIFLRSFLENIKDQRYHDGKLQAFWSHVMEATYKAELLIDSTLIGDKCEDSLDAVARDINLLKIESLEIHNGQPQRVNKISTHIPPQRIAAIHNKDLVGHEDEARIIILRLMRGSMQLAVVPIVGMAGVGKTTLANKVYTAASVRSHFHVCGWCCVSQAYSMHGLLVQLLCSISSKSSDKYLEMDEKNLADTLMQVLMRTRYLLVLDDLWNVEAWNLLERLFPNDANGSRILFTSRFQDLSLQIKHASVPFHLRYLTDEESWTLLQKKLFGKEGCPPKLREVGFQIAKACSGLPLTVVLVAGILANTEQNRWEEVAKSLLSPIVLDSEYIMKTLEMSYSHLLDYLKPCLLYFAAFQGDEIINVRRLLWLWISEGFVQQTEGKRLEEVAYDYLMALINSSLVIVTRQRTMGGAKACQIHDLVHEFCVEKAKEQGFLHIIDSWIDPFSLTRPCNHHRVCVHNTRELKTWEPMLIFPNLRCLIVFGRDHFEEEDLGVLLPKLLRVLDLGDLNFRKSFPMEVVLLVHLRYLVLNKVTLIPSAIANLSRLETHIVKYPFTEIVLPDTIWKIRTLSYLRTTHRTRGFIFTDGNLEVSPNLDHLDTLNLAIDPSSQSLQKILTKLPSIRRLKCMRPYKSREATRNCNEILVFDCMSQLESLHLIDFQGYGFKFPLNLKKLALSRNSQPWNEISTIGMLPNLEVLKLLEDSFVGEEWEMKEGEFLNLRVLELSCLDIGNWTASSDHFPHLEKLAVHQCKKLEEIPFCLGECLTLEIIEVKGCRKSVTYSVKQIQQEQMDMENEVLKIIIGDRYEEESNSSEAESILSEEESNFTEVESIPSEAEEISSG from the coding sequence ATGGATACCATTAGACAGAAGCTAATGCTCTTAAGGAATCTCATTGGCTTTGTGACAATGCGAGGTGTTGAGTCTACACAATTGACAGATCTCTTAACTCTTGTGGCCATTGTGGCAGCACGCCTGATTTCTGTTTGTCGGTTTGACAGAGGTGATGAACAAGTGTTCAATCAAATGGAATCTGAAATTTCTCTGCTGATACACGAGAAGATAAATGCTCATGACCCTCAAGTCCGAGAAACTTACATACAGGTCCTGATGGCTTCAAAGAATCAATCAAGATTATCTGCTTTAGTCCATGAGGAGAATGAGTATCCAGTGGTAGCCCAATTTATTGATTCTCTCCAAGACTATCTTGTGGATCTACTAGGATCTTATGCAAGTTTTCAGGTATCAGTGAAGGACCAAATGCTAAAACTCCATTGGGGAGTAAGCTGCCTGAGAATCCTTCTTAAACAGCGGGAGAAACTAGGTGATGAAATAAAGGATCTTATTGGAGTTATGGTCTGTGATACAGGAATTATGATCTTCTCTATTTTTGTCAATGAAATCAAAGAAGGCTTGCCCAAGGAAACAGAGCTTGGGCTGTTTCATTTTCACAATGTTCTCAAGTGTATGATGGCAGAGGTTGCACACAATTATCCACTAACATCACCATATTCATCATCTAATTATCCTAGATCCAATGAGTTGGGCTGTATGGATTTTTTCCTAGAAAATCTCAAGGAACTACCAAGGTGTGATGAGGCTGAGAATTCAATTGTCTTCCCATTGGATAGAATGGTCCAGGAAGATCTCATATTCTTGAGATCTTTCCTGGAGAATATCAAGGATCAGCGCTATCATGATGGAAAACTTCAAGCTTTCTGGAGTCATGTTATGGAGGCTACTTACAAGGCAGAGTTACTGATTGACTCAACACTTATTGGTGATAAATGTGAAGATTCTTTGGATGCTGTTGCTAGAGATATCAATCTTCTGAAGATTGAGAGCCTAGAGATCCATAATGGTCAACCACAGAGAGTTAACAAGATATCCACTCACATACCACCACAACGTATTGCTGCCATACACAATAAAGATCTGGTGGGTCACGAGGACGAGGCGAGAATTATCATTCTTCGACTTATGAGAGGATCAATGCAGTTGGCTGTTGTTCCCATCGTGGGTATGGCTGGGGTTGGTAAGACCACATTAGCCAATAAAGTTTATACTGCTGCTTCAGTCAGGTCACATTTCCATGTTTGTGGCTGGTGTTGTGTTTCTCAAGCGTATAGCATGCACGGTTTGTTAGTTCAACTTTTGTGTAGTATTTCTTCTAAGAGCTCTGACAAATATCTTGAGATggatgaaaaaaatttggcTGATACGCTAATGCAAGTTTTGATGAGAACTAGATATCTCCTTGTTTTGGATGATTTGTGGAATGTTGAGGCATGGAATTTGTTGGAAAGATTATTTCCGAATGATGCCAATGGAAGCAGGATTCTCTTTACCAGTAGATTTCAGGATTTGTCTTTGCAAATCAAACATGCTAGCGTGCCTTTCCATCTCCGCTATCTTACTGATGAAGAGAGTTGGACCTTGCTACAAAAAAAGCTATTTGGTAAAGAAGGTTGTCCTCCAAAACTAAGAGAAGTGGGatttcaaatagcaaaagctTGCAGCGGCTTACCCCTTACAGTTGTCCTTGTTGCTGGAATTCTAGCTAATACTGAGCAAAATAGGTGGGAAGAAGTTGCAAAAAGTCTTCTAAGTCCCATTGTCCTTGACAGTGAATACATCATGAAGACACTTGAGATGAGTTATAGTCACTTACTGGATTATTTGAAGCCATGCCTTCTATACTTTGCTGCATTTCAAGGAGATGAGATTATTAATGTCCGAAGATTGTTATGGCTTTGGATCTCTGAAGGATTCGTGCAACAGACTGAAGGAAAAAGGTTAGAGGAAGTGGCTTACGACTACTTGATGGCTCTAATTAATAGCAGTTTAGTTATAGTTACCAGACAAAGAACTATGGGTGGTGCCAAAGCCTGCCAAATTCATGATTTGGTACATGAGTTTTGTGTGGAAAAAGCCAAAGAACAAGGTTTTCTGCATATTATTGATAGTTGGATAGACCCTTTTAGTCTTACTAGACCATGCAACCACCACCGAGTTTGTGTTCACAATACCAGGGAATTGAAGACTTGGGAGCCGATGCTAATTTTTCCCAATTTGCGCTGTTTGATCGTGTTTGGACGCGATCACTTTGAAGAGGAGGATTTGGGGGTTTTGTTACCTAAACTTCTTAGAGTGTTAGATTTGGGGGATTTGAACTTTCGTAAATCATTTCCCATGGAAGTAGTGCTGCTGGTTCACTTAAGATACCTGGTGCTTAATAAAGTAACATTGATCCCATCTGCAATAGCCAACCTCTCAAGGTTAGAAACTCATATTGTAAAATATCCGTTTACCGAAATTGTTCTGCCGGATACTATTTGGAAGATTAGGACATTGAGTTATCTACGTACTACACATAGGACTCGTGGTTTCATTTTTACAGATGGAAATCTTGAAGTATCCCCAAATTTAGATCATTTAGACACTTTAAACCTTGCCATTGATCCCTCCTCTCAAAGCTTGCAAAAGATCCTGACAAAGTTACCAAGCATCCGCAGGCTAAAATGTATGAGACCCTACAAGTCAAGAGAAGCTACCAGAAATTGCAACGAGATTCTTGTGTTTGACTGTATGAGTCAACTAGAATCACTTCACTTGATTGATTTTCAGGGATATGGATTTAAATTCCCgttgaatttgaagaagttggCTCTTTCACGGAATAGTCAGCCATGGAATGAAATCTCGACAATTGGAATGTTGCCCAATCTTGAAGTGCTTAAATTACTCGAGGACTCCTTTGTCGGAGAAGAATGGGAAATGAAAGAAGGGGAGTTCCTTAACCTCCGAGTCTTGGAACTGTCCTGCTTGGACATTGGCAACTGGACTGCATCTTCTGATCATTTTCCCCATCTTGAGAAATTGGCTGTGCACCAGTGTAAGAAGCTGGAAGAGATCCCTTTTTGTCTTGGGGAATGCCTAACTCTTGAAATTATTGAAGTGAAAGGGTGTCGCAAGTCTGTCACATATTCTGTAAAGCAAATTCAGCAAGAACAGATGGATATGGAAAATGAGGTTCTAAAGATCATAATTGGAGATCGCTATGAAGAAGAGTCGAATTCCTCAGAAGCAGAGTCAATTCTCTCAGaagaagagtcaaatttcaCAGAAGTAGAGTCAATTCCCTCAGAAGCAGAGGAGATTTCCTCAGGATGA